GGGACGTTCATCGAAAAGCCGGTGCTCGGCGACCTCGAGCGCGCGGACGACCTGCTCTCGCGGGTTCGACTCGCGGACGTTCCCGTCCAGATCGGCCACATCGAGCGCTTCAATCCGGCGGTGACGGCGCTCGCCGAGATCGTCGATGAGCTCTCGATCGTCAGCATCCGCGCCCAGCGCCTCGGCCCACCGCCGGGTCGCGAGATCGACGACAGCGCCGTGCTCGACCTGATGATCCACGATATCGACGTCGTCTGCTCGCTGCTCGATTCGGTCCCGAGTTCGGTCAAGAGCGTCGGCGTCGACGAGAACAGACACGCCTCGGCGCTGCTCGAGTTCGACTCGGGGGTGATGGCGTCGCTGACGGCGAGTCGAAAGACCCAGCGCAAAGTGCGCACCCTCGAGATCACGGCCGAGGAGTGTTTCGTCGAACTCGACTACATCGACCAGTCGATCGAGATCCACCGCAACTCGATCCCGGAGTACGTCGAGCGCAACGGCGACGTCCGGTTCAAACACGAAAGCATCGTCGAGAAACCACGGGTGGCGAACGACGAACCGCTGCGGTGTGAACTCGAGTCGTTCGTGCGGACCGTCGATCGAAACGGCGTCCCCGAGGTGACCGTCCAGGACGGCATCGACGCGCTGTCGGTGGCCCTCGAGATCGAAGCGGACGCCCTCGAGAGCGACGTTGCACCGCGGACGGTGGCCGCCGATGACTGAACCAGCGTCGGCGGAGGCCGTCGACTCGCTGTACGGCGCCGAGGCCGACGACGCCGTCCAGCGGGCGTCGTTCCTCGCGGGCGAGGTGCCCGTCGCCGTCTACGGCCTCGGAAAGATGGGGCTGCCGCTGGCAGCGGTGTTCGCCGACGTCTCGCGCAACGTCATCGGCGCGGATATCGACCCCGCGGTCGTCGAGACGATCGAGGACGGCGGCTCACACGTCAAACGCGAACCCGGCCTCGAGGACCTCGTCTTCGAGCTGGTCTCGGCGGGGGCGCTGTCGGCGACGACCGAGCCCCGGGAGGCGGCGTCGGCGGCGGCGGTCCACGTGGTGATCGTCCCGACGCCGATCACGGACGACAAGGAGCCCGATCTGGCGATTCTCGACGCCGTCGTCGAGGAGATCGGGGCGGGCCTCGAGGAAGGCGATCTGGTCTGTATCGAGTGTACGGTGCCGCCGCAGACGACCGAACGGCGGGTGTTGCCCGCCCTCGAGGACGCCTCGGGACTCGAACGCGGCGAGTTCGGCCTGGCGTTCTGTCCCGAACGGACGTCGTCGGGTCGCGCGCTCGAGGACATCCGCGGGGCCTACCCGAAGGTCGTCGGCGGCGTCGACGACGAGAGCACGCGCGCGGCGACGCTCATCTACGAGGAGCTCAACGCCAAGGGCGTGCTCCCGGTCTCGGACGCGACGACCGCGGAGTCGGTGAAGGTGTTCGAGGGGCTGTACCGCGACGTCAACATCGCGCTCGCGAACGAGCTGGCGCGCTTTACCGACGAGCTGGGGATCGACGTCACCGAGGCGATCGACGTGGCGAACACCCAGCCGTTCTGTGATATTCACACGCCCGGCCCCGGCGTCGGGGGTCACTGCATCCCGTACTACCCGTACTTCATGATCGAGCCGTTCGAGGCCGACTCGTCGCTGCTCGAGACCGCACGTGCAGTCAACGACTCGATGCCCGCGTTCACCGTCGAGAAGGTCCAGGAAGGACTCGAAGCCGACGGAAAGTCGGTCGCGGAGTCCACCGTCGTCGTGCTGGGGCTGACCTATCGCCCCGGCGTCGAGGAGATCCGCGCCACGCCGTCGATTCCGATCTCGGAGGAGCTGTCGTCACTCGGGGCGACGGTGTACGGCGTCGATCCGATGCTGGATTCCGTCGAGGAATTCGCCCTCGAGCAGGTCGACCTGGAGGCGGCACTCGAGCTCGAGGCAGACGCCATCGTGCTCGTGACGCCCCACGAGGAGTTCCTCGATATCAACTGGGAAGACGTTCATCGCAACAGTGATAGTCTCTCCATCGTGATCGATGGACGACAGGCGCTCGAGGCGGACGCTGTGGGGGCTCGGGTGTACACGATCGGGAGGGGATACGATGAGTGAACCAGAGCGCACGAGACAATCACAGGCGAGACGGTCCAGACTGACCGACGTGGTCTGCGTCGTCGGACTCGGCTACGTCGGGCTGCCGCTGGCCTACGAGTTCGACCGGATCGGCCACGACGTCGTCGGCTTCGACATCGACGACGGGCGAATCGAACAGCTGCGACGCGGAATCGACCCCACCGGCGACGTCGGCGACGCGGAGATCGCCGACTCGAGCATCGCGTTCACGACCGACGAGGCGGCGATCGGCGAGGCGGATTTCGTCCTCGTGGCGGTGCCGACGCCGGTCGACGAGATGAAAAACCCCAACCTGGACTACGTCCAGTCCGCCGGGAAGACGATCGGCCGCCACATCGAAGCGGGAACGACCGTCGTCCTCGAGTCGACCGTCTACCCGGGCGCGACCCGAGAGATCTTCGCCCCCGCCGTGGAGGAGGCCTCAGGGCTCACCTACGGCGAGGAGTTCTTCGTCGGCTACTCGCCAGAACGGATGGTGCCGGGCGACGAGGAGCACGGCCTGCGGAACGTCGTGAAGATCGTCAGCGGGCAGAACGAGGAGACCCTCGAGGAGGTGGCGTCGCTGTACGAGGGGATCGTCGACGCGGGGGTCCACCGGGCGCCCGCGATCGAGGTCGCCGAGATGGCCAAAGTCGTCGAGAACACCCAGCGGGATCTGAACATCGCGCTGGTCAACGAACTCGCCATCGCCGCCGAGAATCTGGGCGTCGACGGCCGGGCCGTCCTCGAGGCCGCCGGCACGAAGTGGAACTTTCACGACTATCGGCCCGGGCTCGTCGGCGGCCACTGCATTCCCGTCGATCCGTTCTTCATGGTCTACCAGTCCGAACGCAACGGCTACTCACCGAAGCTGGTCCAGCAGGCCCGCGAGGTCAACGAGTACATGCCCAAACACGTCGGCGAACTTGCGCTGAAGGCGATGAACGACTGTGGGCAGGTTCCGAAGGAGAGTACGGTGCTCGTGCTCGGGCTGGCGTACAAACCCGGCGTCGGCGACGTCCGGACGTCGGCGGTCGACGGCACGATCGACTACCTCGAGGAGTACGGCGTCGACGTCGTCGGCTTCGACCCCCACGCCGATGACGACGTCATGCGCGAGGAGTTCGGCATCGAGATCCTCGAGCAACTCACGTTCGAGGACGTCGACGGGATCGTGCTCGCGACGCCCCACGATCGGTTCCTCGGGATCGACTACAAGTCGGCGGCGATCGAGATGGACGAGCGGCCGTTCTTCCTCGACGTGGATGCGGCGATGGACGAGACAGAGCTGACCGAGTACGGCTTCGAGTATCGGAGAATCTGATGTATCGAGATCACACGATCGGTGTCGTCATCCCCGCCTACAACGAGGAGGGCTTCGTCGGCGACGTCATCCGCGAGATGCCCGCCTACGTCGACGTGATGTACGTCATCGACGACTGTTCGACCGACGGCACCTGGGACGAGATCCTCGAGGCGGCGGGCGAGGACGCCGAGTCGGAGCTCCCCCTCGAGTACGACGACGAAACCGTTCTGGCGGACGGGGGCGGCTCGTTGCTAACCGAACGGGCGACTGTTCACGAGCCCGTCGGTCGGGTGGCCCCGATCCAGCACCGCGAAAACCTCGGTGCTGGCGGCGCGATCAAAACCGGCTATCTGGCGGCGCTTGAGGACGAGACCGACGTGACTGTCACGGTCGACGGCGACGGCCAGATGGATCTGACTCAGATGACGCGGCTTCTCGATCCAATCGTCGGAGGCGAGGCCGATTACGCGAAAGGGAACCGGTTGCTGTACAAGGAGTACCGATCCGCGATGCCGAAGTTCCGCTTTTTCGGCAACTCGATCCTCACCTTCCTGACGAAGATCGCCAGCGGCTACTGGAAGACGATGGACCCCCAGAACGGCTACACGGCGATCTCCCATTACGCGCTGGAGAACGTCGGCATCGCGTCGATGTACGAGTACTACGGCTACTGTAACGACCTGCTCGTAAAACTGAACGCCAAGGGGATGCGCGTCGCCGACGTCGCGATGCCGGCGGTGTACGGCGACGAGGAATCCTCGATCAGGTACCGGACCTACATCCGGAAGGTGTCGTGGATGTTGCTTCGGAACTTCCTCTGGCGGCTGAAGGTAAAATATCTCGTGCTCGACTTCCATCCGCTGGCGCTGTTTTACCTCTTCGGGGCTGCACTGGCAGCACTCGGGATCCTGGGCGGCGGATGGTCGCTGTACGCGAAGTTCATGCTCGGGGATTCGTTGTTCGTCCGGGCGAGCTCGAGTCTGTTGCTGTTCAGCGTCGGGAGCATGTTCGTGATGTTCGCGATGCTGTTCGACATGCAGGTGAATGAAAGTAAAGAGGTGCAGCTCCGTGAGTGAAATAGTCATAATTAAATACATTAGTGGTTCATGAAGGTATTATTTGACATTGGACATCCTGCTCACGTCCACTTGTTCAAGCACGCAATATCCGAACTCAAATCAGAGGGACACGATACATGCGTGCTGTCGAGAGATAAGGAGATTACAATCGCTCTGTTAAACGGGTACGAAATAAAACATAACCCATTATCAGCGATGGGTTCGAGGAAATTCTCTCTCATCACTGAATGGACAAAGCGCGAGTATCATACTATTAAAATAGCTCGGTCATATGACCCTGATATCGTTCTGAGTGTTGCCAGCCCACCAGCAGCCCACGCTGCCAAAATCGTTGGCTGCCCCAAAATTGTGTTCAACGACAGTGAGCCGGCACATCTCCAGTCGAAGCTCGCTCATCCATTTGCGGATCGAATTTGTACTCCTGCAAACTTCGACGCAGATATCGGTAAAAAGCAAGAGCGCTACGACGGCTACCACGAACTCGCATATCTTCATCCAGATCGATTCGATCCCAACCCGGACGCACTACGAGAGAACGGGGTAGAGCTGGATAATCAGTACTCGGTACTTCGCTTCGTCTCGTGGGGAGCACACCACGATGTCGGCCATAGCGGGTTCTCTCGTGACGCAAAACGGGAACTCGTTTCCCTCTTGTCCGAGCACGGCGACGTGTACATCACCAGTGAGAGTCCCCTCCCTACGGAATTCGAAGCCTACCGCCTCCCGATCCCACCAGAGCGAATGCACGATCTGCTCTACTACGCGGATCTGTACGCGGGTGATTCACAAACGATGGCCACCGAGGCGGCGATCCTCGGCACCCCAGCCGTGCGATCCAACTCGTTTGCCGGCGATGGCGACATGAGCAACTTCGTCGAACTGGAAGAAGAGTACGGGTTACTCTACTCACGGTCCGACGAGAACGAGACGATCGAAATCATCCGCGAACTGCTCGCCGATCCGAACGTAAAGGACAGCTGGCAGGAGAAACGGGAGCGACTCATCGACGACAAGATCGACGTCACGGAGTACATGCTCGAGCAAATCTTCGAGCTTGGGGGTGCAGCTGCATGAAGGTCGTCACGGTCGTTGGTGCTCGCCCACAGTTCGTCAAGGCGTTCGCCGTCTCCCGCGTCCTCCGTGAAGAGCACGAGGAAGTGCTCGTTCACACCGGCCAGCACTACGACGAGGAGCTCTCCGGAGTGTTCTTCGAGGAGCTCGGGATTCCGGAGCCAGAGTACAACCTCGGCGTCGGCTCCGACAGTCACGGCCGACAGACGGCTGCGATGCTCGAGGGACTCGAGGAGATCATCGAGGCCGAAACCCCCGACATCGTGCTCCTCTACGGCGACACGAACTCGACGCTCGCGGGTGCAATCGCGGCCTCGAAGATCGAGCCGCTCGTCGCCCACGTCGAGGCCGGGTTGCGGAGCTACAACCGGGAGATGCCCGAGGAGATCAACCGCGTGCTGACCGACCACGCCTCGGATCTACTGTTCCCGCCGAGTGAGTCGGCCGCCGACACGCTCGAGGGAGAAGGGATCACCGAGGGCGTCCACGTCGTCGGTGACGTGATGTACGATGCGATCCTCTGGGCCCGAGACGTCGCACAGCGCGAGTCGGACGTGCTCGGTCGCGTCGGTGTCGAGGACGGTGGGTTCATCCTCTCGACGGTCCACCGGGCGGGCAACACCGACGACCCCGACCGACTCGAGGCGATCATCGACGCCCTCTCGAACGCGCCGCTTCCGGTCGTGCTCCCGATTCATCCCCGGACCGAGAACCGGCTTCAGGAGTACGGACTGTGGGAGCGAGCGACGGCGGCACTCGAGGTGATCGACCCGGTCGGCTACCTGGATTTCGTCCGGCTGCTCGACGGTTCGGAGCGAGTTGCGACCGACTCCGGTGGCGTTCAGAAGGAGGCGTTCTATCTCGACACCCCCTGTGTGACGATGCGTGAGGAGACGGAGTGGCTCGAGACGGTCGACAGCGGCTGGAACGTACTCGTGGGCGCGGATCGAGACCGAATCGAGAAAGAGCTTCGCGTGAACCGCTATCTCGAGGAGAAACCAACGCCGTACGGCGACGGAACTGCCGCCGAACGGATCGTGGAAGTGCTCGTCGAATATATAGCGGAGACGACAGTAGGGGGTCTCGAGGATGCGTGACGACTCCGAGTTCATATTATGTTGCCCACCTAACGCCGATCTTCAGATGTGTTGCCATGGCAGGGATGGTGTCTGTAATAGAATCATGCTGAGTAACTAAGTTAGAGAATGAACGTCTTATCACTTGTCACAAATCGGTACGCTCCGTTCTACGTAAATCAGACTGTTGAATTAGAATCGAGAGGTATCAACATAGACCATGTGAATCCACGAAAACAGACTGAAGATCACGAAGAACAACAACAGATCTCGAGGTCGTATGTGGACTATCTTCCATTGTTTTCTAGACCTATCCGAAAAGCGTTTAAAGAGTACGATCTCGTTCATGCTAACAACGGAAAAACAGCGCCATTTGCTCTTGCTCAACCGCACCGCCCGATCGTCCTCACACTCTGGGGATCCGATTTAGCTGGAAAGTATGGGTCGGTGACGAAACGGTGCGCTCAATTCTGTGACGAAGTGATAGTCAGAAACGAGGAGATGTGTCGTGAGTTAGGAAGAGACGCACACGTGATCCCGGCGGGGATCGACATGGAGCAATTCAAACCACACCCTCAGCTCGACGCGCCACGCTCAGTTGGATGGGACCCATCGAAAAAGCACGTGCTGTTCCCGTATCCGCCCTCGAGACCAGTGAAGAACTACCCGTTGGCCGAACGCGTCGTAGAGCGAGTCGACGAAGAATTACCCGAAAAAGTCTGTTTACAGACGGTGTATGGGGTTGACCACGACGATGTCTCGACGTACATGAACGCCGCCGATGCACTTCTGTTAACGTCTCACCGGGAAGGCTCTCCCAACTCGGTCAAAGAGGCGATGGCATGTAATCTCCCCGTCGTTGCTACCGACGTTGGTGACGTTCAAGAACGGCTATGCGAGGTGGAACCATCGTTCGTATGTACGACTGAAGACGAGCTCGTTGCAGCGCTTTGTGAAGTGCTCGAGCGAAATGAACGATCTAACGGGAGAGAACATATCCGTGATCTCAGCATAGACCAGATGGGTGAGCAAATTTTGGATGTGTACAAGCACGCTCTCGAATAGATTAGATGAGTCATAAATTTATCACATTTTCACTGTCTTCTTGCTGCTGTCTGCTATGCACATTCACAGCAGTAGACGTGCTAACTAAGCGGCTTTGTGAAGTGCCAATTTCATCACCATTATAATACAATTTTACCAGTCATCTCTTTATAGTGCTAAGGTCACATAACTGTTGCATTGTTGAAATATATTAAAATATCGCCATATAGTAGTGGCTATGACTGATAGACTTCAATAGTGTCTTTTGAATATACTTTGTTCAGTCCTTTTTGATCATCTATTGGCCAGTGTCGCCATGACTTGATAATCCTATATGACGCCAAAGACATTGATTCCCTATTATGGTTTATAATAATACTGCTATCGACGTCATCATTTTTAAACCCCGTTATCGACAACGCATGATCAGCAGTCATCCTTTTTGCACGGATATGATCTCCTTCAAGTTTTGATGTGTGTATATTGAAAACATTAGATGTAAATTCATCTGTGACTACTGTTTGTTCAGAGTATTGGGCTTGCCATTCGGCAGGAGATTTTAATTGGTGATATTCGATTTGTTCATTATCAGACCTGGTCTCATCAATCCCATGTGGGACTAAAGAGGTACATAAAAGGATTATAGTGACTATGATTGCCCAGTTCTGGTGGATTTTCACAAACTTACTTGAGAACAACCTTCTATCGTAATGAAAATGTTTA
This portion of the Natronobeatus ordinarius genome encodes:
- a CDS encoding glycosyltransferase family 4 protein, which gives rise to MNVLSLVTNRYAPFYVNQTVELESRGINIDHVNPRKQTEDHEEQQQISRSYVDYLPLFSRPIRKAFKEYDLVHANNGKTAPFALAQPHRPIVLTLWGSDLAGKYGSVTKRCAQFCDEVIVRNEEMCRELGRDAHVIPAGIDMEQFKPHPQLDAPRSVGWDPSKKHVLFPYPPSRPVKNYPLAERVVERVDEELPEKVCLQTVYGVDHDDVSTYMNAADALLLTSHREGSPNSVKEAMACNLPVVATDVGDVQERLCEVEPSFVCTTEDELVAALCEVLERNERSNGREHIRDLSIDQMGEQILDVYKHALE
- a CDS encoding DUF354 domain-containing protein gives rise to the protein MKVLFDIGHPAHVHLFKHAISELKSEGHDTCVLSRDKEITIALLNGYEIKHNPLSAMGSRKFSLITEWTKREYHTIKIARSYDPDIVLSVASPPAAHAAKIVGCPKIVFNDSEPAHLQSKLAHPFADRICTPANFDADIGKKQERYDGYHELAYLHPDRFDPNPDALRENGVELDNQYSVLRFVSWGAHHDVGHSGFSRDAKRELVSLLSEHGDVYITSESPLPTEFEAYRLPIPPERMHDLLYYADLYAGDSQTMATEAAILGTPAVRSNSFAGDGDMSNFVELEEEYGLLYSRSDENETIEIIRELLADPNVKDSWQEKRERLIDDKIDVTEYMLEQIFELGGAAA
- the wecB gene encoding non-hydrolyzing UDP-N-acetylglucosamine 2-epimerase; the encoded protein is MKVVTVVGARPQFVKAFAVSRVLREEHEEVLVHTGQHYDEELSGVFFEELGIPEPEYNLGVGSDSHGRQTAAMLEGLEEIIEAETPDIVLLYGDTNSTLAGAIAASKIEPLVAHVEAGLRSYNREMPEEINRVLTDHASDLLFPPSESAADTLEGEGITEGVHVVGDVMYDAILWARDVAQRESDVLGRVGVEDGGFILSTVHRAGNTDDPDRLEAIIDALSNAPLPVVLPIHPRTENRLQEYGLWERATAALEVIDPVGYLDFVRLLDGSERVATDSGGVQKEAFYLDTPCVTMREETEWLETVDSGWNVLVGADRDRIEKELRVNRYLEEKPTPYGDGTAAERIVEVLVEYIAETTVGGLEDA
- a CDS encoding Gfo/Idh/MocA family protein; protein product: MITEDDSIDVGVIGVGSMGRHHARVYSELPNANLVGVFDVDDDQAQTVAAKHGVEAMDLDALLGAVDAVSVVVPTQYHYDMAMQCLDANVGTFIEKPVLGDLERADDLLSRVRLADVPVQIGHIERFNPAVTALAEIVDELSIVSIRAQRLGPPPGREIDDSAVLDLMIHDIDVVCSLLDSVPSSVKSVGVDENRHASALLEFDSGVMASLTASRKTQRKVRTLEITAEECFVELDYIDQSIEIHRNSIPEYVERNGDVRFKHESIVEKPRVANDEPLRCELESFVRTVDRNGVPEVTVQDGIDALSVALEIEADALESDVAPRTVAADD
- a CDS encoding nucleotide sugar dehydrogenase, whose product is MTEPASAEAVDSLYGAEADDAVQRASFLAGEVPVAVYGLGKMGLPLAAVFADVSRNVIGADIDPAVVETIEDGGSHVKREPGLEDLVFELVSAGALSATTEPREAASAAAVHVVIVPTPITDDKEPDLAILDAVVEEIGAGLEEGDLVCIECTVPPQTTERRVLPALEDASGLERGEFGLAFCPERTSSGRALEDIRGAYPKVVGGVDDESTRAATLIYEELNAKGVLPVSDATTAESVKVFEGLYRDVNIALANELARFTDELGIDVTEAIDVANTQPFCDIHTPGPGVGGHCIPYYPYFMIEPFEADSSLLETARAVNDSMPAFTVEKVQEGLEADGKSVAESTVVVLGLTYRPGVEEIRATPSIPISEELSSLGATVYGVDPMLDSVEEFALEQVDLEAALELEADAIVLVTPHEEFLDINWEDVHRNSDSLSIVIDGRQALEADAVGARVYTIGRGYDE
- a CDS encoding nucleotide sugar dehydrogenase; translation: MSEPERTRQSQARRSRLTDVVCVVGLGYVGLPLAYEFDRIGHDVVGFDIDDGRIEQLRRGIDPTGDVGDAEIADSSIAFTTDEAAIGEADFVLVAVPTPVDEMKNPNLDYVQSAGKTIGRHIEAGTTVVLESTVYPGATREIFAPAVEEASGLTYGEEFFVGYSPERMVPGDEEHGLRNVVKIVSGQNEETLEEVASLYEGIVDAGVHRAPAIEVAEMAKVVENTQRDLNIALVNELAIAAENLGVDGRAVLEAAGTKWNFHDYRPGLVGGHCIPVDPFFMVYQSERNGYSPKLVQQAREVNEYMPKHVGELALKAMNDCGQVPKESTVLVLGLAYKPGVGDVRTSAVDGTIDYLEEYGVDVVGFDPHADDDVMREEFGIEILEQLTFEDVDGIVLATPHDRFLGIDYKSAAIEMDERPFFLDVDAAMDETELTEYGFEYRRI
- a CDS encoding glycosyltransferase family 2 protein: MYRDHTIGVVIPAYNEEGFVGDVIREMPAYVDVMYVIDDCSTDGTWDEILEAAGEDAESELPLEYDDETVLADGGGSLLTERATVHEPVGRVAPIQHRENLGAGGAIKTGYLAALEDETDVTVTVDGDGQMDLTQMTRLLDPIVGGEADYAKGNRLLYKEYRSAMPKFRFFGNSILTFLTKIASGYWKTMDPQNGYTAISHYALENVGIASMYEYYGYCNDLLVKLNAKGMRVADVAMPAVYGDEESSIRYRTYIRKVSWMLLRNFLWRLKVKYLVLDFHPLALFYLFGAALAALGILGGGWSLYAKFMLGDSLFVRASSSLLLFSVGSMFVMFAMLFDMQVNESKEVQLRE